A window of Choloepus didactylus isolate mChoDid1 chromosome 21, mChoDid1.pri, whole genome shotgun sequence contains these coding sequences:
- the LOC119517107 gene encoding dCTP pyrophosphatase 1-like, with translation MSRAGGDAGAEGTAAAGPFTFSPEPTLEDIRRLHAEFAAERDWGQFHQPRNLLLALVGEVGELAELFQWKPDDEPGPQAWPPRERAALQEELSDVLIYLVALAARCHVDLPRAVLSKMETNRRRYPAHLSRGSSRKYTDLPHGTVSEDGAVGPIDLVPESSGQASA, from the exons ATGTCCCGGGCGGGTGGGGACGCGGGGGCAGAGGGCACGGCCGCTGCCGGCCCGTTCACCTTCAGCCCGGAACCCACGCTCGAGGACAT CCGCCGTCTCCACGCTGAGTTCGCCGCTGAGAGAGACTGGGGCCAGTTCCACCAGCCTCGGAACCTGCTCCTGGCCTTGGTGGGGGAAGTAGGGGAGCTGGCAGAGCTCTT TCAGTGGAAGCCGGATGACGAGCCTGGACCCCAAGCCTGGCCTCCCAGGGAGCGGGCAGCCCTCCAGGAGGAGCTTAGTGATGTCCTCATCTACCTGGTGGCATTGGCAGCCCGCTGCCATGTGGATCTGCCTCGAGCAGTGCTCTCCAAGATGGAGACCAACCGGAGACGCTACCCAGCCCATCTGTCCCGCGGCTCTTCCCGCAAGTATACGGACTTGCCCCATGGGACTGTCTCCGAAGACGGGGCTGTGGGACCTATAGACCTTGTCCCCGAGTCCTCAGGCCAGGCCTCTGCCTAG